From a single Candidatus Binatia bacterium genomic region:
- a CDS encoding PaaI family thioesterase gives MSRSRLLDAVAERKNLLIDYVPHSVALGMVVLDAKPGEAWIKIPYDEKLVGNPATGVIHGGVITTLLDSTAGVAVMTALPDLRSIATLDLRIDYMKPATPGRDVIGHCRCYKLTRHIAFVHGSAYHEDPHDPIATAAMTFMLGANQAPPPAPAVQS, from the coding sequence GTGAGCCGCTCCCGCCTGCTCGACGCGGTCGCCGAGCGCAAGAACCTGCTGATCGACTACGTGCCGCACTCGGTCGCGCTCGGGATGGTCGTGCTCGACGCGAAGCCCGGCGAGGCCTGGATCAAGATCCCGTACGACGAGAAGCTGGTCGGCAACCCCGCGACCGGCGTGATCCACGGCGGCGTGATCACGACGCTGCTCGACAGCACCGCCGGGGTCGCGGTGATGACCGCGCTGCCCGATCTGCGCTCGATCGCGACGCTCGACCTGCGCATCGACTACATGAAACCCGCGACGCCCGGCCGCGACGTGATCGGCCACTGCCGCTGCTACAAGCTGACGCGGCACATCGCGTTCGTGCACGGCTCGGCCTACCACGAGGATCCGCACGACCCGATCGCGACCGCCGCGATGACCTTCATGCTGGGCGCGAACCAGGCGCCGCCGCCCGCGCCCGCGGTGCAGTCGTGA
- a CDS encoding thaumatin family protein — MSDLRWRALFSSAALIVALLALPGLPGCGNSSDGGAPTPPPTPVGEPPPGSPEPAACTSAEGSCLQCPQGFYCCTLNGACWNPETEPDNCKFTTCFTNDQCNLADVCQVSAAPPPGGEHKITFVNRSGQTVWVAGINGNGVPNPMDVGGWDWELPDGASKTITVPYGWDSGRFWPRTGCTATGDNGLKCQTGDCNGLRNCVASGNPPASLAEFTLDGGAANPGGNDNYNASFVDGWNLLLTIEPDQPQGSGDPPFCGVAGCATTPKCPDWGKTTGGCLSPCQVGHDTRYCCTCSLTTDCTCGQPCCDGQYGCSPYSNPPSPHDQICDPFGEQRPDAAWEPTYQDYVTEIHAVCPTIYAWQYDDTNGLFSCRGNGTLVNYTITFLNPMNHDASQ, encoded by the coding sequence ATGAGCGATCTACGCTGGCGAGCACTCTTCTCGAGCGCGGCGCTGATCGTGGCTCTTCTCGCGCTGCCCGGGCTCCCGGGCTGCGGCAACTCGTCGGACGGCGGCGCACCGACGCCGCCCCCGACGCCGGTGGGCGAGCCACCTCCCGGATCTCCCGAGCCCGCCGCCTGCACGAGCGCCGAGGGCTCCTGCCTGCAGTGCCCGCAGGGCTTCTACTGCTGCACCTTGAACGGCGCGTGCTGGAACCCCGAGACCGAGCCCGACAACTGCAAGTTCACGACCTGCTTCACCAACGACCAGTGCAACCTCGCCGACGTCTGCCAGGTGTCGGCCGCGCCGCCGCCCGGCGGCGAGCACAAGATCACCTTCGTCAACCGGTCGGGCCAGACCGTGTGGGTCGCCGGCATCAACGGCAACGGCGTACCGAATCCGATGGACGTCGGCGGCTGGGACTGGGAGCTCCCCGACGGCGCGAGCAAGACCATCACCGTGCCGTACGGCTGGGACAGCGGCCGCTTCTGGCCGCGCACCGGCTGCACGGCGACCGGCGACAACGGCCTCAAGTGCCAGACGGGCGACTGCAACGGGCTGCGCAACTGCGTCGCGAGCGGCAATCCGCCCGCATCCCTCGCCGAGTTCACGCTCGACGGCGGCGCCGCGAACCCGGGCGGCAACGACAACTACAACGCGAGCTTCGTCGACGGTTGGAATTTGCTTTTGACGATCGAGCCCGACCAGCCGCAAGGCAGCGGCGACCCGCCATTCTGCGGCGTGGCGGGCTGCGCGACGACGCCCAAGTGCCCCGACTGGGGGAAGACGACCGGCGGCTGTCTGAGCCCATGCCAGGTCGGGCACGACACCCGTTACTGCTGCACGTGCAGCCTCACGACGGATTGCACCTGCGGGCAGCCGTGCTGCGACGGTCAGTACGGCTGCTCACCGTACAGCAACCCGCCGAGCCCGCACGACCAGATCTGCGACCCGTTCGGCGAGCAGCGACCCGACGCGGCCTGGGAGCCGACCTACCAGGACTACGTGACCGAGATTCACGCGGTCTGCCCGACGATCTACGCGTGGCAGTACGACGACACCAACGGGCTGTTCTCGTGCCGCGGCAACGGCACGCTCGTCAACTATACGATTACCTTCCTGAACCCGATGAACCACGACGCTTCGCAATAG
- a CDS encoding carboxyl transferase domain-containing protein, translating to MQRLLIANRGEVAVRVLQAASELGLGTVAVYSEDDAGALHVRRAERSYALRGRGPAAYLDAEQLIAAARATDADAIHPGYGFLAESADFARRCEEAGLVFVGPRPETLAIFGDKTRARELAMRCGVPVLRGSEGAVSLEEAEKFFAVLGRRGAMLVKAVAGGGGRGMRVVRSADELRAVWERCRSEARSAFGNDEVYVEELLVHARHVEVQVLGDEGGTVVHLGERECSIQRRHQKIVEIAPCPSLSPRLRARLAEDAVRMAKAVQYRNAGTFEFLIDASAPDDDEAAYAFIEANPRLQVEHTVTEEVLGIDIVRLQLELARGARLADFGLAPDHAPTPVGYAIQLRVNAEVMTPDGTARPSSGTLRRLVLPSGRGVRVDTAAVAGAIVEPTYDPLLLKVVCRTTSDDFADAAARAARALAELEVEGVATNAPFLRRLLAHPDFVANRIHTRFVDEHLAELAREEDLAPQRADAAGETSDAAAQSAAAAAARALAGARVDPQDPLAVLAYGKSGGAAPGAAAAGGVASAPAPSPVAPEVDVPEGMVAVRAPLQGTIVALEAREGETVAAGQGLLVMSAMKMEHVVEAPVGGVVHRVVVADGDTVPAGATLVVLEPADVVLERESREEAKDLDYIRPDLEEVLRRHAMKLDAARPDAVERRRKTGQRTARENIDDLCDPGTFVEYGSFVIAAQRQRRSLEDLIARTPADGLITGIGRVNGELFGDTLDESRTSCVVLAYDYTVLAGTQGMQNHRKKDRMFEIAERMRLPVVIFTEGGGGRPGDTDVPGVAGLDCMAFYLFSRLSGLVPLVGINSGRCFAGNAALLGSCDVVIATANSNIGMGGPAMIEGGGLGVFRPEEVGPMSVQVPNGVVDVAVADEAEAVQVAKKYLSYFQGCLTKWTCADQRRMRSIIPENRLRVYEVRDVIETLADEGSVLELRRHFGRGMVTALARIEGRPLGIIANDPKHLAGAIDAHGADKAARFMQLCDAFDLPILFLCDTPGIMVGPEIEKTALVRHCCRMFVVGASLTVPTATIVLRKSYGLGAQAMAGGSHKAPLFTVSWPTGEFGGMGLEGAVKLGFRRELEAIADPAERKRVFDEMVARAYERGKAINTASHFEIDEVIDPAESRARVASALRSVPPPAPRAPGSGKKRPCVDTW from the coding sequence ATGCAGAGACTCCTGATCGCCAACCGCGGCGAGGTCGCGGTCCGCGTGCTCCAGGCCGCGTCCGAGCTCGGCCTCGGGACGGTCGCGGTGTACTCCGAGGACGATGCGGGCGCGCTGCACGTGCGCCGCGCCGAGCGCAGCTACGCGCTGCGCGGCCGCGGGCCGGCGGCCTACCTCGACGCGGAGCAGCTCATCGCCGCGGCGCGCGCGACCGACGCCGACGCCATCCATCCAGGCTACGGCTTCCTCGCCGAGAGCGCGGACTTCGCGCGGCGCTGCGAGGAGGCGGGGCTGGTCTTCGTCGGACCGCGGCCCGAGACGCTCGCGATCTTCGGCGACAAGACGCGCGCGCGCGAGCTCGCGATGCGCTGCGGCGTGCCGGTGCTGCGCGGCTCGGAGGGCGCCGTGTCGCTCGAGGAGGCCGAGAAGTTCTTCGCCGTCCTCGGGCGGCGCGGCGCGATGCTGGTCAAGGCGGTGGCCGGAGGCGGCGGACGCGGCATGCGCGTCGTGCGCAGCGCCGACGAGCTGCGCGCGGTGTGGGAGCGCTGCCGCTCCGAAGCGCGCAGCGCGTTCGGCAACGACGAGGTCTACGTCGAGGAGCTGCTCGTGCACGCGCGTCACGTCGAGGTGCAGGTGCTGGGCGACGAGGGCGGCACCGTCGTGCACCTCGGCGAGCGCGAGTGCTCGATCCAGCGGCGTCACCAGAAGATCGTCGAGATCGCGCCGTGCCCGAGCCTGTCGCCGCGCCTGCGTGCACGTCTCGCCGAGGACGCGGTGCGGATGGCGAAGGCGGTGCAGTACCGCAACGCCGGCACCTTCGAATTCCTGATTGACGCAAGCGCGCCCGACGACGACGAGGCGGCGTACGCGTTCATCGAGGCGAACCCGCGTCTGCAGGTCGAGCACACGGTGACCGAGGAGGTGCTCGGCATCGACATCGTGCGCCTGCAGCTCGAGCTCGCACGCGGCGCGCGGCTCGCGGACTTCGGCCTCGCGCCCGATCACGCGCCGACGCCGGTCGGCTACGCGATCCAGCTGCGCGTCAACGCCGAGGTGATGACGCCCGACGGCACGGCGCGTCCGTCGAGCGGAACGCTGCGGAGGCTCGTCCTGCCGTCGGGCCGCGGCGTGCGCGTCGACACCGCGGCGGTCGCGGGCGCCATCGTCGAGCCGACCTACGACCCGCTGCTGCTGAAGGTCGTCTGCCGCACGACGTCGGACGACTTCGCGGACGCCGCCGCGCGCGCCGCGCGCGCGCTCGCGGAGCTCGAGGTCGAGGGTGTGGCGACCAACGCGCCGTTCCTCCGTCGTCTGCTCGCCCACCCGGACTTCGTCGCGAACCGCATCCACACGCGCTTCGTCGACGAGCACCTCGCCGAGCTCGCGCGCGAGGAGGACCTCGCGCCGCAGCGCGCCGACGCGGCCGGCGAGACGTCCGACGCGGCCGCGCAGAGCGCCGCCGCCGCAGCGGCGCGCGCGCTCGCCGGCGCACGCGTCGACCCGCAGGACCCGCTCGCCGTGCTGGCGTACGGCAAGAGCGGCGGCGCCGCGCCAGGCGCCGCGGCGGCGGGCGGGGTCGCGAGCGCGCCCGCGCCGTCTCCCGTCGCGCCCGAGGTCGACGTCCCCGAGGGCATGGTCGCGGTGCGCGCGCCGCTGCAGGGCACGATCGTCGCGCTCGAGGCGCGCGAGGGCGAGACGGTTGCGGCGGGGCAGGGCCTGCTCGTGATGAGCGCGATGAAGATGGAGCACGTCGTCGAGGCGCCGGTCGGCGGCGTCGTCCATCGCGTCGTCGTCGCCGACGGCGACACCGTGCCCGCCGGCGCGACGCTCGTCGTCCTCGAGCCCGCCGACGTCGTGCTCGAGCGCGAGAGCCGCGAGGAGGCGAAGGATCTCGACTACATCCGCCCCGACCTCGAGGAGGTGCTGCGGCGTCACGCGATGAAGCTCGATGCCGCGCGTCCCGACGCCGTCGAGCGCCGGCGCAAGACGGGCCAGCGCACGGCGCGCGAGAACATCGACGACCTCTGCGACCCCGGCACGTTCGTCGAGTACGGCTCGTTCGTCATCGCGGCGCAGCGCCAGCGGCGCTCGCTCGAGGACCTGATCGCGCGCACGCCAGCCGACGGCCTGATCACCGGCATCGGACGCGTCAACGGCGAGCTGTTCGGCGACACGCTCGACGAGTCGCGCACGAGCTGCGTCGTGCTCGCGTACGACTACACCGTGCTCGCCGGCACGCAGGGCATGCAGAACCACCGCAAGAAGGACCGCATGTTCGAGATCGCCGAGCGCATGCGGCTACCGGTGGTGATCTTCACCGAGGGCGGCGGCGGACGTCCGGGCGACACCGACGTGCCCGGCGTCGCGGGCCTCGACTGCATGGCGTTCTACCTCTTCAGCCGCCTGTCCGGGCTGGTGCCGCTCGTCGGCATCAACTCCGGACGCTGCTTCGCGGGCAACGCGGCGCTGCTCGGCTCCTGCGACGTCGTCATCGCGACCGCGAACTCGAACATCGGCATGGGCGGCCCGGCGATGATCGAGGGCGGCGGGCTCGGCGTGTTCCGACCCGAGGAGGTCGGGCCGATGTCGGTGCAGGTGCCGAACGGCGTCGTCGACGTGGCGGTCGCCGACGAGGCGGAGGCGGTGCAGGTCGCGAAGAAGTACCTGTCGTACTTCCAGGGTTGCTTGACGAAATGGACGTGCGCCGACCAGCGCCGCATGCGCAGCATCATCCCGGAGAACCGGCTGCGCGTCTACGAGGTGCGCGACGTCATCGAGACGCTCGCCGACGAGGGCTCGGTGCTCGAGCTGCGCCGCCACTTCGGACGCGGCATGGTGACCGCGCTCGCGCGCATCGAGGGACGGCCGCTCGGCATCATCGCCAACGATCCGAAGCACCTCGCGGGCGCGATCGACGCGCACGGCGCCGACAAGGCGGCGCGCTTCATGCAGCTCTGCGACGCGTTCGACCTGCCGATCCTCTTCCTGTGCGACACGCCGGGCATCATGGTCGGACCCGAGATCGAGAAGACGGCGCTCGTGCGGCACTGCTGCCGCATGTTCGTCGTCGGCGCGAGCTTGACGGTGCCGACCGCGACGATCGTGCTGCGCAAGTCCTACGGGCTCGGCGCGCAGGCGATGGCGGGCGGCAGCCACAAGGCGCCGCTCTTCACCGTGTCCTGGCCGACCGGCGAGTTCGGCGGCATGGGCCTCGAGGGTGCCGTCAAGCTCGGATTCCGCAGGGAGCTCGAGGCGATCGCGGATCCGGCCGAGCGCAAGCGCGTGTTCGACGAGATGGTCGCGCGCGCCTACGAGCGCGGCAAGGCGATCAACACCGCGAGCCACTTCGAGATCGACGAGGTGATCGACCCGGCGGAGTCGCGGGCGCGCGTCGCGAGCGCGCTGCGCTCGGTGCCGCCGCCGGCGCCGCGCGCGCCGGGCTCCGGCAAGAAGCGGCCGTGCGTCGATACCTGGTGA
- a CDS encoding phytanoyl-CoA dioxygenase family protein produces the protein MLDAEEVERFVADGFVRLDDAIPRSLAEECRALLWRDLERFGCARAEPATWTWPVVRLPDRIDEPFRRAANTPALHAAFDALVGAGRWQPRGSLGFPVIRFPSEQDPGDTGWHVDASFAGRDSDPNDYLTWRVNVFSRGRALLLLVLLSDVGPDDAPTRILTGSHVDVARLLAPAGEDGLTALELARRIEAGATTQREQALAVGAAGTVYLCHPLLVHAAQRHRGREPRFLAQPPLLPASPLALERTDARYAPVERAIREALGLSARTSG, from the coding sequence GTGCTCGATGCCGAAGAGGTCGAGCGCTTCGTCGCGGACGGCTTCGTGCGGCTCGACGACGCGATCCCGCGCTCGCTGGCGGAGGAGTGCCGCGCGCTGCTCTGGCGCGACCTCGAGCGCTTCGGCTGCGCGCGTGCGGAGCCCGCGACCTGGACGTGGCCCGTCGTGCGGCTCCCGGATCGCATCGACGAGCCGTTCCGGCGCGCTGCGAACACCCCGGCGCTGCACGCGGCGTTCGACGCGCTGGTCGGCGCCGGACGCTGGCAGCCGCGCGGCAGCCTCGGCTTCCCCGTCATCCGCTTCCCGAGCGAGCAAGATCCCGGCGACACCGGCTGGCACGTCGACGCGAGCTTCGCCGGTCGCGACTCCGATCCAAACGACTACTTGACGTGGCGGGTGAACGTCTTCTCGCGCGGGCGCGCGCTGCTGCTGCTGGTCCTGCTCTCGGACGTCGGCCCCGACGACGCGCCGACGCGGATCCTCACGGGCTCGCACGTCGACGTCGCGCGGCTGCTCGCGCCGGCAGGCGAGGACGGCCTGACGGCGCTCGAGCTCGCGCGGCGGATCGAGGCCGGCGCGACGACGCAGCGCGAGCAGGCGCTGGCCGTCGGAGCGGCCGGCACGGTGTACCTCTGCCACCCGCTTCTCGTGCACGCGGCGCAGCGACATCGCGGACGCGAGCCGCGCTTTCTCGCGCAGCCGCCGCTGCTGCCGGCGTCGCCGCTCGCGCTCGAGCGCACGGACGCCCGCTACGCGCCCGTCGAGCGCGCGATCCGCGAGGCGCTCGGTCTCAGCGCTCGGACGAGCGGGTGA
- a CDS encoding PaaI family thioesterase: protein MSTPTNPGTRASADELRALLDRIPYCRFIGITVGVDDDGELISVLRFGPQIVGNAMLPAIHGGVIGAFLENAAIVEVMRHSPNGPLPKPIDLTIAYLRSARAVDTFAKAIVTKHGRRVTNVRVEAWQDDRNRPVATAQGHFLVSRDDARRENA from the coding sequence GTGAGCACGCCGACCAATCCTGGAACGCGCGCGTCGGCCGACGAGCTGCGCGCGCTGCTCGACCGCATCCCGTACTGCCGCTTCATCGGCATCACGGTCGGCGTCGACGACGACGGCGAGCTGATCTCGGTGCTGCGCTTCGGCCCGCAGATCGTCGGCAACGCGATGCTGCCCGCGATCCACGGCGGCGTCATCGGCGCGTTCCTCGAGAACGCGGCGATCGTCGAGGTGATGCGCCACTCGCCGAACGGGCCGCTGCCGAAGCCGATCGATCTCACGATCGCGTACCTGCGCTCGGCGCGCGCGGTCGACACGTTTGCGAAGGCGATCGTCACCAAGCACGGCCGTCGCGTGACCAACGTGCGCGTCGAGGCGTGGCAGGACGACCGCAATCGACCCGTCGCGACCGCGCAGGGCCACTTCCTGGTGTCGCGCGACGACGCGCGTCGAGAGAACGCATGA
- a CDS encoding TIGR03617 family F420-dependent LLM class oxidoreductase translates to MKLDTALAAATLKDVPEAAKAAEEAGFDAVWTAETGHDPYLPLALAAEHTKKIKLGTSIAVAFPRSPLAHAMIAWDLQALSGGRFILGLGTQVKAHNERRFGVKWESPGPRLREMIQMIRAVWDTFQNGTRPSFKGKFYEFTLMTPFFNGGPIEHPNIPIYIAGVNEYMCRLAGELCDGFHVHPFHSFKYLNEHILPNIQQGAQKAGRDPKACKLSTAAFVIVGDDDEERKGLKGLVKQQIAFYASTPAYRPVLEVHGWGDVQAKLNEKARAGDWGGMADLITDEMLEVYATTGTWDDIAGKLKAKYEGILDRLSFYIPYRKGDRVERWREVIRAFNG, encoded by the coding sequence ATGAAGCTCGATACCGCGCTCGCCGCAGCAACGTTGAAGGACGTGCCCGAGGCCGCGAAGGCCGCCGAGGAAGCGGGCTTCGACGCCGTGTGGACGGCCGAGACCGGACACGATCCCTACCTGCCGCTCGCGCTCGCCGCCGAGCACACGAAGAAGATCAAGCTCGGCACGTCGATCGCGGTCGCCTTCCCGCGCAGCCCGCTCGCGCACGCGATGATCGCGTGGGACCTGCAGGCGCTGTCCGGCGGACGCTTCATCCTCGGACTCGGCACGCAGGTGAAGGCGCACAACGAGCGTCGCTTCGGCGTCAAGTGGGAGTCGCCCGGTCCGCGGCTGCGCGAGATGATCCAGATGATCCGCGCGGTGTGGGACACCTTCCAGAACGGCACGCGGCCGAGCTTCAAGGGCAAGTTCTACGAGTTCACGCTGATGACGCCGTTCTTCAACGGCGGTCCGATCGAGCATCCGAACATCCCGATCTACATCGCGGGCGTGAACGAGTACATGTGTCGCCTCGCGGGCGAGCTGTGCGACGGCTTCCACGTCCACCCGTTCCACTCGTTCAAGTACCTGAACGAGCACATCCTGCCGAACATCCAGCAGGGCGCGCAGAAGGCCGGCCGCGACCCGAAGGCGTGCAAGCTCTCGACCGCGGCCTTCGTCATCGTCGGCGACGACGACGAGGAGCGGAAGGGCCTGAAGGGCCTCGTCAAGCAACAGATTGCCTTCTACGCGTCGACGCCCGCGTACCGTCCGGTGCTCGAGGTGCACGGCTGGGGCGACGTGCAGGCGAAGCTCAACGAGAAGGCCCGCGCCGGCGACTGGGGCGGCATGGCGGATCTGATCACCGACGAGATGCTCGAGGTCTACGCCACGACCGGCACCTGGGACGACATCGCCGGCAAGCTCAAGGCGAAGTACGAGGGCATCCTCGATCGCCTGAGCTTCTACATCCCGTACCGCAAGGGCGACCGCGTCGAGCGCTGGCGCGAGGTGATCCGCGCCTTCAACGGCTGA
- a CDS encoding DUF1579 family protein, giving the protein MALLPLLLGVLVATLACADDFERRAEDAVLARFLGTWRTETTVRDGAGNVIAHTLGTARAERTLEGRWVEFRSASIPPGAAELQIMTREPATGVLRQWLFDSDGYWHTAEGSWHPASETITWRGEKDGASFVIEDRWRSPDRLEWTLVRKDGDGRTVRTIDGTLTRAE; this is encoded by the coding sequence ATGGCGCTCCTTCCCCTGCTGCTCGGCGTCCTGGTCGCGACGCTCGCGTGCGCGGATGACTTCGAACGGCGCGCGGAGGATGCAGTCCTGGCCCGCTTCCTGGGCACCTGGCGCACCGAGACCACCGTGCGCGACGGCGCGGGCAACGTGATCGCCCACACCCTCGGGACGGCGCGCGCCGAGCGCACGCTCGAGGGCCGCTGGGTCGAGTTCCGCTCGGCGAGCATCCCACCCGGCGCGGCCGAGCTGCAGATCATGACCCGCGAGCCCGCGACCGGCGTGCTCCGCCAGTGGCTCTTCGACTCCGACGGCTACTGGCACACGGCCGAGGGAAGCTGGCACCCCGCGAGCGAAACCATCACCTGGCGCGGCGAGAAGGACGGCGCGAGCTTCGTCATCGAGGACCGCTGGCGCTCGCCCGACCGCCTCGAGTGGACGCTCGTCCGCAAGGACGGCGACGGTCGGACGGTGCGGACGATCGACGGGACGCTCACCCGCGCGGAGTGA
- a CDS encoding phytanoyl-CoA dioxygenase family protein, protein MAIEHLPATATATEIAGLLERDGAVIVDRLVAPEVMDGARAELAPWLDATPFGPDDFTGRRTKRTGGLVARSATCRDLVMHPLVLATTREVLRGGTSFHLHLTQVIAIGPGEPGQQIHRDQWAFDFFPFPRGYEVQCNTIWAMSDFTEANGATRVVPGSNKLEDGLAYREEDTVPAEMVKGSVLIYTGSVYHGGGANRSQETRYGVNITYARSWLRQEENQYLSVPLEVARTLPVELLRLIGYARGAYALGYVDDLRDPLEVVRPEAKEVGFGDLEGALAKARSESQRAAR, encoded by the coding sequence ATGGCCATCGAGCACCTGCCCGCTACCGCGACGGCGACCGAGATCGCCGGCCTCCTCGAGCGCGACGGCGCCGTGATCGTCGATCGGCTCGTCGCGCCGGAGGTGATGGACGGCGCGCGCGCCGAGCTCGCGCCCTGGCTCGACGCGACGCCGTTCGGCCCCGACGACTTCACCGGCCGGCGCACCAAGCGCACCGGCGGTCTCGTCGCGCGCTCCGCGACCTGCCGGGACCTCGTCATGCACCCGCTCGTGCTCGCGACCACGCGCGAGGTGCTGCGCGGCGGAACGAGCTTCCACCTGCACCTCACGCAGGTGATCGCGATTGGCCCGGGCGAGCCCGGGCAGCAGATCCACCGCGATCAGTGGGCGTTCGACTTCTTCCCGTTCCCGCGCGGCTACGAGGTGCAGTGCAACACGATCTGGGCGATGAGCGACTTCACCGAGGCGAACGGCGCGACCCGCGTCGTGCCGGGCTCGAACAAGCTCGAGGACGGGCTCGCGTACCGCGAGGAGGACACCGTGCCGGCGGAGATGGTGAAGGGCTCGGTGCTGATCTACACCGGCAGCGTCTACCACGGCGGCGGCGCGAACCGCTCGCAGGAGACGCGCTACGGCGTCAACATCACCTACGCCCGCTCGTGGCTGCGTCAGGAGGAGAACCAGTATCTCTCCGTGCCGCTCGAGGTCGCGCGCACGCTGCCCGTCGAGCTGCTGCGCCTGATCGGCTACGCGCGCGGCGCGTACGCGCTGGGCTACGTCGACGACCTGCGCGACCCGCTCGAGGTCGTGCGTCCCGAGGCGAAGGAGGTCGGCTTCGGCGACCTCGAAGGGGCGCTCGCGAAGGCGCGCAGCGAGTCGCAGCGAGCGGCGCGCTGA
- a CDS encoding GNAT family N-acetyltransferase translates to MAVTVRSAREDDLEAIRDIVNWAIEHTHYNFNTEPQTLAHWQAEWSAGRERHPWLVAELDGAVVGVAYAGRYKVRRAYDWTTEVTVYVSHRHHRRDVGTALYRELLPTLEAQGFHAAIGVIALPNPGSVALHERFGFVCAGVTPRVGWKMGRWWDVGHWQKLLRDASHVAGPIVPVAEVLASRREGAGRREQRVRSE, encoded by the coding sequence GTGGCCGTCACCGTCCGATCGGCGCGCGAGGACGATCTCGAGGCGATCCGCGACATCGTCAACTGGGCGATCGAGCACACGCACTACAACTTCAACACCGAGCCGCAGACGCTCGCGCACTGGCAGGCCGAATGGTCTGCCGGGCGCGAGCGCCATCCGTGGCTGGTCGCGGAGCTCGACGGTGCGGTGGTCGGCGTCGCCTACGCGGGCCGCTACAAGGTGCGTCGCGCGTACGACTGGACGACCGAGGTCACGGTCTACGTCTCGCACCGACACCACCGCCGGGACGTCGGCACGGCGCTCTACCGCGAGCTCCTGCCGACGCTCGAGGCGCAGGGCTTCCACGCGGCGATCGGCGTGATCGCCCTGCCCAACCCGGGCAGCGTCGCGCTGCACGAGCGCTTCGGCTTCGTGTGCGCGGGCGTCACCCCGCGGGTCGGCTGGAAGATGGGCCGCTGGTGGGACGTCGGGCACTGGCAGAAGCTGCTGCGCGACGCGTCGCACGTCGCGGGGCCGATCGTGCCGGTCGCGGAAGTCTTGGCGTCGCGGCGCGAAGGCGCCGGACGCCGAGAGCAGAGAGTGAGGAGCGAGTGA